A stretch of DNA from Babesia bovis T2Bo chromosome 2, whole genome shotgun sequence:
CGCGCATGGGCATGCGTATGGGATCGTGTACCATAGAATCGATTACAATAACTTCAGCAGCATCGCCTATTAAATTGACATAGTATGTGTTTTAGCCACGTACCTGTGAAAATATCGCGCTCCACCGCGCTGGTCATTGCGCCTTTGATAACGTTAATCAGTTCCTCTAGCGATTGTATCTCGTTGTGCTTCTGTTGGTTTCGACTTGTCAACTGTATAACGTTTAATTCAGTCATTgacacattatattatatgcaaAACCAAAACCCACGTGATTGTCTAGTATTGACATGATTAACGAGGAGCTGGTGCCTTTGGCCATGTATGCATCAAAGCCATAGTTACCGATGGCGTCGAAACCACAGGTTATACCCCGACCTGAAATACAATGTATCCACTCACGTCAACCGTACCATTTTCATCGACACCGCAtagtatattaaatgtataGTATGGGAAGAATCTACGGCTGTAGAGTATGGTTGAAAGCAACTGTGCAATAACAGATATTCCAGGCTCCCTGTGGTGTTTGAAGCGGTAGAGCTCGATTTGGCGCTGTGAAGTATAGAACCTAATGTGTATAGTTACCTCTAGGGCGGAATGTAGAGCGTGCATATCCGCTTGCATACCCGAAGTCCCAATGACGCAGGTCTGGG
This window harbors:
- a CDS encoding Proteasome subunit beta type-1 family protein, producing MEHHSDFNPYVNNGGTVVAAVWNNCAVIAADTRLSIGYAIHTRNVSKLKKLTQTCVIGTSGMQADMHALHSALERQIELYRFKHHREPGISVIAQLLSTILYSRRFFPYYTFNILCGVDENGRGITCGFDAIGNYGFDAYMAKGTSSSLIMSILDNHLTSRNQQKHNEIQSLEELINVIKGAMTSAVERDIFTGDAAEVIVIDSMVHDPIRMPMRVD